The following proteins come from a genomic window of Fibrobacter sp. UWR3:
- a CDS encoding pectinesterase family protein, producing the protein MLAFTVSASAVEKKKIDFVVGVDGDFKAAMNAAKSAGASESSHYVIFFPDGEYNIGSLTGDNNQMTTFTASNTSLVGQSADKTVLYNKSINEGISVTATLKVSANGVYMQDITLYNKANYGNENNCGSACRHDALMTVGDKLVYKNVKLLSTQDTYYTKLNGGKGRSYWEGGQIEGTVDFICGDGDVFFEGTNLVMRRSGGYITASQNNTEWGYVFNNATITVTNNSFNGTFYLGRSWGAAKTVFLNTKMIAQPKAEGWGPDMNSAPQVFGEYNSKDGNGNAVNTSQRKTRFQGTKNGTNWDVTLKTVWNASDAAKYTLANVLKGNDSWDPTKLTAQVSAPKIAQEGAEITWADDNNARAWVIFVNGKYKANVITPSFSLEGVAVGSKITVRAANSMGGLGAYSNEVTTIDANATYYKVTLGEAIGGTVISNIAGDKVMEGKKATFTATPNSGWKFAGWSGKSAAGIDASKPQASITAAGDIELAPSFAGDGSGKFQAEEGAIENGINESSNAGFAGAGYVNFNAGTSSVQVPVYADAEGEYKLTLTYANGSKSTRSLSIKGEAGESQEVAFEATESWTTYVTKEVSITLPQGASTITFATIGGNDGPNLDQLELTAVKVTQPEPPDSTTAIGGLASGLADPHLEYSPATRVQVFSATGKLVRESIGNAAISTKGLPRGIYILRVHDGSRNMQKTIRVK; encoded by the coding sequence ATGCTCGCTTTCACGGTGAGCGCATCCGCGGTCGAGAAAAAGAAAATCGATTTCGTCGTCGGCGTGGACGGTGACTTCAAGGCGGCCATGAATGCGGCCAAGTCCGCAGGCGCAAGCGAATCGAGCCACTACGTCATATTCTTCCCCGATGGCGAATACAACATCGGGAGCCTTACCGGCGACAATAACCAGATGACAACCTTCACGGCATCTAACACTTCGCTCGTGGGCCAGAGCGCCGACAAGACGGTACTCTACAACAAATCCATCAACGAGGGCATCAGCGTTACGGCGACACTCAAGGTAAGCGCGAACGGCGTCTACATGCAAGACATCACGCTCTACAACAAGGCAAATTACGGCAACGAGAACAATTGCGGTAGCGCCTGCAGGCACGATGCCTTGATGACTGTGGGCGACAAACTTGTCTACAAGAACGTAAAGCTTCTAAGCACCCAGGACACCTACTACACCAAGTTGAACGGAGGCAAGGGCCGTAGCTACTGGGAAGGCGGGCAAATCGAAGGCACGGTAGACTTTATCTGCGGTGACGGCGACGTGTTCTTTGAAGGCACGAACCTGGTGATGCGCCGTAGCGGTGGCTACATTACCGCTTCGCAGAACAATACCGAATGGGGTTACGTATTCAACAATGCAACAATTACCGTAACGAACAACAGTTTCAACGGGACATTCTATCTCGGGCGTTCGTGGGGTGCTGCAAAGACGGTATTCCTGAACACGAAGATGATTGCGCAGCCTAAGGCCGAAGGCTGGGGGCCCGACATGAATTCCGCCCCGCAGGTCTTTGGCGAATACAACAGCAAGGACGGTAACGGCAATGCGGTGAACACGAGCCAGCGCAAGACTAGGTTTCAGGGTACGAAAAATGGAACAAACTGGGATGTGACTCTCAAGACGGTGTGGAACGCAAGCGATGCCGCCAAGTACACTCTCGCAAACGTGCTCAAGGGTAACGACAGCTGGGACCCGACCAAGTTGACCGCGCAGGTGAGCGCCCCGAAAATTGCACAGGAAGGCGCCGAAATTACCTGGGCCGACGACAACAACGCCCGCGCCTGGGTAATCTTCGTGAACGGCAAGTACAAGGCGAACGTGATTACGCCGAGTTTCTCGCTCGAAGGCGTTGCGGTGGGCTCCAAGATTACGGTGCGCGCCGCCAACAGCATGGGCGGTCTCGGCGCATACTCCAACGAGGTTACGACCATTGACGCGAACGCCACCTACTACAAGGTGACGCTTGGCGAAGCCATCGGTGGAACCGTCATTTCTAACATCGCTGGCGACAAGGTCATGGAAGGCAAGAAGGCGACATTCACCGCCACTCCCAACTCCGGCTGGAAATTCGCCGGCTGGAGCGGCAAGAGCGCCGCGGGTATCGACGCGAGCAAACCGCAGGCTAGCATTACTGCGGCAGGTGATATCGAACTCGCCCCCTCGTTCGCCGGCGATGGCTCGGGCAAGTTCCAGGCCGAAGAAGGCGCCATCGAGAACGGCATCAACGAGAGCAGCAACGCAGGTTTCGCAGGTGCGGGCTACGTGAACTTCAACGCAGGAACATCAAGCGTGCAGGTGCCCGTGTATGCCGATGCGGAAGGCGAATACAAGCTCACCCTGACGTACGCGAACGGGAGCAAGAGCACGCGCAGTCTCTCCATCAAGGGTGAAGCCGGCGAATCGCAAGAAGTTGCATTCGAGGCGACGGAAAGCTGGACCACCTACGTGACGAAGGAAGTCTCCATCACGCTACCTCAGGGCGCGAGCACCATCACGTTCGCGACCATCGGGGGCAACGACGGCCCGAACCTCGACCAGCTGGAACTGACCGCAGTGAAAGTGACGCAGCCCGAGCCCCCCGACTCTACGACTGCAATCGGCGGGCTCGCCAGCGGCCTCGCGGATCCCCATCTGGAATACTCGCCCGCAACCCGCGTGCAAGTTTTCAGTGCGACCGGCAAGCTGGTGCGTGAAAGCATCGGCAACGCGGCAATCAGCACGAAAGGCCTTCCCCGCGGGATATACATCCTGAGGGTGCACGACGGCTCGCGCAACATGCAAAAAACGATCCGCGTGAAATAA
- a CDS encoding A24 family peptidase: MQEIPLWYWLLVFFALGACVGSFYNVIVYRMPRGISLINPPSHCPLCKKHIPIRYNLPIVGWLWLRGKSACCKQPISVIYPIGEALCGLLGAVALFAAVAVIGGVPVSAAFFTAPVTEPAVWASAIAMFWLLLGAYPVCAIDCKYKLIPDSISVGGIVAGLLISIIPGGVTPFQSLLGAVVAGGGLYLVGWTATKLLKKDAMGFGDVKLLAGYGALMGVTGAVETLIVAAILGIVVMVPYGKIAARRNAAGQDAAGQDVAGQDAAETSGQIPFGPFLAVAAPLMYLWGEQLFNLYVKFVFGE; encoded by the coding sequence ATGCAGGAAATCCCCCTCTGGTACTGGCTTTTGGTGTTTTTTGCCCTCGGCGCGTGCGTCGGGAGCTTCTACAACGTGATTGTTTACCGCATGCCTCGCGGGATTTCGCTCATAAACCCGCCGAGCCACTGCCCGCTGTGCAAGAAGCATATCCCTATCCGTTACAATCTTCCTATCGTGGGGTGGCTATGGCTCCGCGGGAAGAGCGCCTGCTGCAAGCAACCCATCAGCGTGATTTACCCGATTGGGGAGGCTCTCTGCGGTTTGCTTGGGGCGGTTGCGCTGTTTGCGGCTGTCGCGGTGATAGGCGGCGTGCCCGTGTCGGCCGCATTTTTCACGGCGCCGGTCACTGAGCCCGCGGTGTGGGCGTCGGCGATCGCGATGTTCTGGCTTTTGCTCGGGGCATACCCGGTATGCGCCATCGATTGCAAGTACAAGTTGATTCCCGATTCCATCTCGGTGGGCGGGATTGTTGCGGGCCTCCTGATTTCGATTATTCCCGGCGGTGTCACTCCGTTCCAGAGCCTGCTCGGGGCGGTTGTTGCGGGTGGCGGGCTCTACCTGGTGGGCTGGACTGCGACAAAGCTCCTGAAGAAGGATGCCATGGGGTTCGGCGACGTGAAGCTCCTTGCGGGTTATGGTGCCTTGATGGGCGTGACGGGCGCGGTCGAGACGCTGATTGTGGCCGCTATTCTCGGGATTGTCGTGATGGTGCCCTATGGCAAGATTGCCGCTCGTCGCAATGCCGCTGGCCAGGATGCCGCTGGCCAGGATGTCGCTGGCCAGGATGCTGCCGAGACCTCGGGCCAGATTCCCTTCGGGCCGTTCCTTGCGGTGGCGGCGCCGCTCATGTACCTGTGGGGTGAGCAGTTATTTAACTTGTACGTAAAGTTCGTTTTCGGCGAATAA